In Halorhabdus rudnickae, the following proteins share a genomic window:
- a CDS encoding flagellar protein G, whose translation MASVSASHLIIFIASVIVAASVAGVLTSTVDELSQAVDDLGLGVSEDVRTDVEIISDSGAGIYDTDGNGNITLYVKNTGSQRLAAESDAMDIFVNGQFKTGPDVMVTVVDGDVWTPGNVVRVEIDHALGVGEDVRVQLTVNGDQEVFEFRT comes from the coding sequence GTGGCTAGTGTTTCAGCTTCCCACTTGATCATCTTCATCGCGAGTGTCATCGTCGCCGCCAGCGTCGCCGGCGTGCTGACGAGTACGGTCGACGAACTTAGCCAAGCCGTCGACGACCTCGGACTGGGTGTCAGCGAAGATGTCCGTACGGACGTCGAGATCATCAGCGATAGCGGCGCAGGTATTTACGACACGGACGGCAACGGGAACATTACATTGTACGTCAAAAATACCGGCTCCCAGCGATTGGCCGCCGAAAGCGACGCGATGGATATATTCGTCAACGGACAGTTCAAGACCGGTCCCGACGTGATGGTGACGGTCGTCGATGGAGATGTCTGGACGCCCGGGAACGTCGTCAGAGTCGAAATCGACCACGCGCTGGGGGTCGGCGAGGACGTACGGGTCCAGCTCACGGTCAACGGCGACCAGGAGGTGTTCGAGTTCCGCACATGA
- a CDS encoding flagellin, translating to MGFSVSASVAILAAALLIGFGMFHSAAYDTVERVTDARSDARDDLLDQQNTAINVTGAVLYSSNDTTRVTVVNDGATTLNVDETDLLINNEYRTDFDSEVEGDNTTDLWQSGEELTFSGETPALDPANETVRVKVVSGPGVAATAEVTESG from the coding sequence ATGGGATTCAGCGTTAGCGCCTCGGTAGCCATCCTGGCCGCCGCACTGTTGATCGGCTTCGGGATGTTCCACAGTGCCGCCTACGATACCGTCGAACGGGTGACTGACGCCCGGAGTGACGCCCGCGACGACCTTCTCGACCAGCAGAACACGGCGATCAACGTCACGGGGGCCGTCCTCTACAGTTCCAACGACACCACCCGCGTCACCGTCGTCAACGACGGGGCGACGACGCTGAACGTCGACGAGACGGACCTCCTCATCAACAACGAGTACCGGACGGACTTCGACAGCGAAGTCGAGGGTGACAACACCACAGACCTGTGGCAATCCGGCGAGGAACTGACGTTCAGCGGCGAGACGCCGGCCCTCGACCCGGCCAACGAAACCGTCCGGGTGAAGGTCGTCTCCGGCCCCGGCGTCGCCGCCACGGCGGAGGTGACCGAGAGTGGCTAG
- a CDS encoding FlaD/FlaE family flagellar protein: MSSLSLLWVGSNVEVVAGQSLLDAGGWFLGPVGSVSPEPVVVAVLAVGFVGMSIKSVFDSILSDEDAGDSSEDADDDGLMPEEGGDEFGDLGGLDEGGDEFGEFGDDEFGGDEFGDMDGGPDTDELEHRLDELETEVGSLSSTVNTVRNENEQISETVDDVEENVRKLLDIYEMVTRGVNPFADDIDAGGLGGPGEQSFGLFDDGGGDEADEELEEGIANADAEGFFDEDLVEDDDEMETDTDVGDMLGDESGSDEDEVAFDDEFDEDFEDVDDGFDEDFEDDFEMDDDDTEGDSGGESGKSFAELKDEYESGDAEWAEGREDADDPVEEDVADEGFDTDDAGDAIEEMETEAADDALADDDLFDTVIEDEGTAVEAEDDAETFEATDDETSEAPDEPAVEADDTEDLDEDGTDDADIDVETADEPGMETETESVDPKTASAETETVSRDASETENATDTDDGKPYLTELPDGFLADLIVVEWLEFLVSEVGVRATAEAIHYYERIDWIDDEVAEQLQAYLRGFEDGGDATTLTIDHHTKSLRYVSQLNGGGAESVALDQIPATVGGGSDGIQR; the protein is encoded by the coding sequence ATGAGTAGTCTCTCCCTCCTCTGGGTTGGATCGAACGTGGAGGTGGTGGCGGGACAATCCCTTCTGGACGCCGGCGGATGGTTCCTCGGCCCGGTGGGATCGGTCTCGCCGGAGCCGGTCGTTGTCGCGGTGTTGGCGGTCGGGTTCGTCGGCATGAGTATCAAGTCGGTCTTTGACTCGATCCTTTCCGACGAGGACGCGGGAGATAGCAGCGAAGACGCGGATGACGACGGATTGATGCCCGAGGAGGGTGGCGACGAGTTTGGCGACCTCGGTGGTCTCGACGAGGGTGGCGACGAGTTCGGCGAGTTCGGCGACGACGAGTTCGGTGGCGACGAGTTCGGCGACATGGACGGCGGCCCGGACACTGACGAGCTCGAACACCGGCTTGACGAACTCGAAACCGAGGTCGGTAGCCTTTCCTCGACGGTCAACACGGTCCGCAACGAGAACGAGCAGATCTCCGAGACGGTCGATGATGTCGAGGAGAACGTCCGGAAACTGCTCGACATCTACGAGATGGTGACCCGCGGCGTCAATCCCTTCGCTGACGACATCGACGCCGGCGGGTTGGGCGGTCCGGGCGAGCAATCTTTCGGCCTCTTCGATGACGGCGGCGGCGACGAAGCCGACGAGGAACTCGAAGAAGGCATCGCTAACGCCGACGCAGAGGGATTTTTCGACGAAGATCTTGTTGAGGATGACGACGAAATGGAGACTGACACCGACGTCGGTGATATGCTGGGTGACGAGAGTGGAAGCGACGAGGACGAGGTCGCATTCGACGACGAATTCGACGAAGACTTTGAGGATGTCGACGATGGATTCGACGAGGACTTCGAGGACGATTTCGAGATGGACGACGACGATACTGAGGGCGATTCCGGCGGCGAGAGCGGCAAGTCCTTCGCGGAGCTGAAAGACGAATATGAGTCCGGCGACGCCGAGTGGGCCGAGGGTAGAGAGGACGCAGACGACCCAGTGGAGGAAGACGTGGCCGACGAGGGTTTCGACACCGACGACGCCGGAGATGCTATCGAGGAGATGGAGACCGAGGCGGCCGACGACGCGTTGGCCGACGACGATCTCTTCGATACGGTCATCGAAGACGAGGGGACGGCCGTCGAAGCGGAAGACGACGCGGAGACGTTCGAAGCGACGGACGACGAGACGTCGGAGGCGCCCGACGAACCGGCGGTCGAGGCCGACGACACTGAAGACCTCGACGAGGACGGAACCGACGACGCGGACATCGACGTGGAAACTGCAGACGAACCTGGTATGGAGACGGAAACGGAGTCCGTCGACCCAAAAACGGCGTCCGCGGAGACAGAAACGGTGTCTCGGGACGCAAGTGAAACGGAAAACGCGACCGATACCGACGATGGAAAACCATACCTTACGGAGTTGCCCGACGGGTTCCTGGCCGATTTGATTGTCGTCGAGTGGCTCGAGTTTCTGGTCTCGGAGGTCGGCGTCAGGGCCACCGCGGAGGCCATCCACTACTACGAGCGTATCGATTGGATCGACGATGAGGTCGCCGAGCAACTCCAGGCGTACCTCCGTGGATTCGAGGACGGTGGGGACGCGACGACGCTGACGATCGATCACCACACCAAGAGTCTCCGATACGTGAGTCAACTCAACGGCGGCGGTGCCGAATCAGTCGCACTCGATCAGATCCCGGCTACGGTCGGAGGTGGGTCAGATGGGATTCAGCGTTAG
- a CDS encoding chemotaxis protein CheD: protein MKVYDGSQTAETKQTERIKVGIAEYDISTDGAVLTTSGLGSCIGVALHDEETKASGLVHVMLPTAEDVDGGNPAKFADTGVEMLVDTLEREGAHRSNMIAKIAGGSDMLDFSKNGSGIGARNLSVVRKTLSTLDIPVVEADVGGDHGRSLRLEGDTGDLIVRSANREEKRL, encoded by the coding sequence ATGAAGGTCTACGACGGATCCCAGACGGCAGAGACAAAGCAGACCGAACGGATCAAGGTCGGCATCGCCGAGTACGACATCTCGACCGATGGAGCCGTCCTCACGACGAGTGGTCTAGGTTCGTGTATCGGGGTCGCCCTCCACGACGAGGAGACCAAGGCGTCGGGACTCGTCCACGTGATGTTGCCGACCGCCGAGGACGTCGACGGCGGTAACCCTGCGAAGTTCGCCGACACGGGCGTCGAAATGCTCGTCGACACCCTCGAGAGAGAGGGGGCCCACCGCTCGAACATGATCGCAAAGATCGCCGGCGGCAGCGACATGTTGGACTTCTCGAAGAACGGCTCCGGCATCGGTGCCCGCAACCTCTCTGTCGTCCGGAAGACCCTCTCCACACTCGATATCCCCGTTGTCGAAGCGGATGTCGGCGGCGATCACGGCCGCTCACTCAGACTGGAAGGCGATACGGGCGACCTGATCGTCAGGAGCGCCAACCGCGAGGAAAAGCGCCTGTGA